One genomic segment of Rubeoparvulum massiliense includes these proteins:
- the addA gene encoding helicase-exonuclease AddAB subunit AddA — translation MIPVQPATSHWTAQQWQAIHQRGTNLLVAAAAGSGKTAVLVERIVQRVTSETTPMDVDRLLVVTFTNAAAAEMRKRIGDRLEDALNQQPHSLYLKRQRSLLHRASISTIHAFCMQLLQRYSYLLEIDPQFRIANEGETALLQEEVLDQVLEEAYGEGDRVYDLADHFSRDRTDQPLYDVILRLYQFARSYPWPDQWLQQQVTCYANAGQDSLDELTWTQELRKQLHIQLEGIQSILEEALQIVLQPGGPVPYLQRFQEELNMVQRLVAASESSWLELYQQFQELSFERLPAVRKTDDVDDQLKTAAQDLRNLAKERLQKLHSTYFQQHPEQFVHDLVEMAPLLQTLVEMVQRFSQRYQEAKRRKGVVDFSDLEHYALQLLQGPNSGPHGVQPSEIALQLQEQYEEIYVDEYQDTNLVQETILQLIARGNQHENMNGQSHGQVHGESEHQVGNLFMVGDVKQSIYRFRLADPTLFLEKYKTYGKGSVGEGERIDLNQNFRSRAQVLDATNFIFQQLMDEEVGEINYDEQAALHRNALYPETEGMEVEVHLLDRKGSNTSEHAPEAELEEDEPQDLEELDKVQLEARWIAQQIRRLMGHNGGERFPVYNGKTGQYRPLQYRDIVILMRSAANWAPIFLEEFKHAGIPVYAELGSGYFAAMEVQVMLALLQVIDNPYQDIPLASVLRSPIVGCDGEALTQIRLGLEQVPFYEAVQAYVKNHPNSDLGEQLARFLRRLELWRTYARRHGVADLISLIYSETHYDDFVGGLPGGKQRQANLRALYDRARQYEETSYRGLFRFLRFIQRLQDQGGDMGTARSLGEQEDVVRVMTIHKSKGLEFPVVFVAGLNKWFNLRDLSQSLVLHQKLGMGLAYVNTSLRITYPTIAQLAIQHRLKLEMLAEEMRVLYVALTRAKEKLILVGSVNEWEKSMTAWRKLAETSDLLLPAYDRTKARSYLDWLGPIFLRHRQSVALGGEELIAPSLTNLWEHSSSWQFFHVTQDQLASWSLGETQEEEMKLQALQLQQPIARNIIVRPDLFSRLQWHYPYPDAERYRAKQAVTELKRLAENADPYSDRQWISKGSHLALQQPRFLQGEDWLPTEKGSFMHLFMQHVPLQGEHTREQLEQVAVQLVRNQFLTEDQAACLDYSAIVRFFQSPLGQRLVQAKRVYRELPFSYTLSAMQTYPQWQDRSDEPVLIQGVIDALFQEEDGWVLLDYKTDWVKESQGTNSFYLDQLQERYRLQLTLYREAVEAIGQIELKGSYLYFFHGGLIVEI, via the coding sequence ATGATCCCCGTTCAACCTGCAACAAGTCACTGGACTGCTCAGCAATGGCAAGCCATCCATCAGCGGGGGACCAACCTTTTGGTAGCAGCCGCTGCAGGGTCAGGAAAGACCGCTGTCTTGGTGGAGCGGATTGTTCAGCGGGTGACCAGTGAGACGACGCCTATGGATGTGGATCGGCTCTTGGTGGTCACCTTTACTAATGCTGCTGCAGCAGAGATGCGGAAGCGGATCGGTGATCGCTTAGAGGATGCCTTGAATCAGCAGCCCCACTCACTCTATTTAAAGCGGCAACGATCACTCTTGCATCGGGCTTCAATTAGTACAATCCATGCCTTCTGTATGCAGTTGCTTCAGCGCTATTCCTACTTACTGGAGATCGATCCCCAATTTCGGATCGCCAATGAGGGGGAAACCGCGCTTTTGCAAGAGGAGGTTCTTGATCAGGTTTTGGAGGAAGCTTATGGGGAAGGAGATCGGGTATATGATCTGGCTGATCATTTTAGCCGGGATCGGACCGATCAGCCCCTCTATGATGTGATCCTACGACTCTATCAATTTGCACGGAGCTATCCATGGCCGGATCAATGGCTTCAACAGCAAGTGACATGCTATGCCAATGCAGGTCAGGATTCCCTTGACGAATTGACTTGGACGCAGGAGCTTCGGAAGCAGTTGCATATTCAATTAGAGGGCATTCAGAGCATTCTGGAGGAAGCTCTCCAAATCGTGCTTCAACCTGGTGGTCCTGTTCCTTATCTTCAACGGTTCCAAGAGGAACTCAACATGGTGCAACGCTTGGTGGCTGCTTCGGAAAGTTCATGGTTGGAACTATACCAACAATTTCAAGAGCTCTCTTTCGAACGTCTTCCTGCTGTACGGAAGACAGATGATGTGGATGATCAATTGAAGACAGCTGCACAAGATTTACGTAATCTTGCAAAAGAGCGCCTGCAAAAATTGCATAGCACCTATTTTCAACAGCATCCTGAGCAATTTGTCCATGATCTGGTGGAGATGGCTCCACTTCTCCAGACCTTGGTGGAGATGGTTCAACGGTTTTCGCAGCGCTATCAAGAGGCGAAGCGGCGAAAAGGGGTCGTTGACTTCAGCGATCTGGAGCATTATGCGCTCCAATTATTACAGGGACCCAATTCAGGTCCCCACGGTGTCCAGCCATCGGAGATTGCTTTGCAATTACAGGAGCAGTATGAGGAGATCTATGTAGACGAGTATCAGGATACGAATTTGGTCCAGGAGACCATTTTGCAGCTCATTGCTCGTGGGAATCAGCATGAGAACATGAATGGTCAGTCTCATGGTCAGGTTCATGGAGAGTCCGAGCATCAAGTAGGTAATCTCTTTATGGTTGGTGACGTGAAGCAGAGTATCTATCGCTTCCGTTTAGCTGATCCTACACTTTTCTTAGAAAAATATAAGACCTATGGCAAAGGAAGTGTGGGTGAAGGAGAACGGATCGATCTTAATCAGAACTTCCGTAGCCGAGCCCAGGTTTTAGATGCCACGAACTTTATCTTTCAGCAGCTGATGGATGAAGAAGTTGGTGAGATCAACTACGATGAGCAGGCTGCCCTACATCGTAACGCTCTCTACCCTGAAACAGAAGGGATGGAGGTGGAGGTCCATCTTCTAGATCGAAAAGGGTCGAATACCAGTGAACATGCTCCTGAAGCAGAATTGGAAGAGGATGAGCCGCAAGATCTGGAGGAGCTCGATAAGGTTCAGCTAGAAGCCCGCTGGATCGCTCAGCAAATTCGCCGCTTAATGGGTCACAATGGTGGGGAAAGATTCCCAGTTTATAACGGGAAGACAGGCCAATATCGTCCTCTTCAATATCGGGATATTGTGATTCTCATGCGATCTGCCGCTAATTGGGCACCCATCTTCTTAGAAGAGTTTAAGCATGCAGGTATTCCCGTCTATGCAGAATTAGGGAGTGGTTACTTCGCAGCCATGGAAGTACAGGTCATGCTGGCGCTCTTACAGGTGATCGATAACCCTTATCAGGATATCCCCTTGGCCAGTGTCCTCCGTTCTCCCATTGTGGGCTGTGATGGGGAAGCCTTGACCCAAATCCGACTTGGCTTAGAGCAGGTACCCTTCTATGAAGCGGTGCAGGCCTATGTCAAGAACCATCCAAACTCGGATTTAGGTGAACAGTTGGCACGCTTTCTCCGCCGTCTGGAATTATGGCGCACCTATGCCCGTCGTCATGGGGTAGCTGATTTAATCTCCTTAATCTATAGTGAGACCCATTATGATGACTTTGTAGGAGGACTACCTGGTGGGAAGCAACGGCAGGCCAATCTTCGCGCATTATATGACCGAGCCCGCCAATATGAGGAGACTAGCTACCGTGGACTTTTCCGTTTCCTCCGCTTTATTCAGCGTTTACAGGACCAGGGAGGAGATATGGGAACAGCCCGTTCCTTAGGGGAGCAAGAAGATGTGGTACGGGTGATGACCATTCATAAGAGTAAGGGCTTGGAGTTTCCGGTAGTTTTCGTGGCTGGCTTGAATAAGTGGTTCAATCTCCGCGATCTATCACAATCCCTCGTCTTACATCAGAAACTGGGGATGGGACTAGCTTATGTGAACACCTCTCTTCGTATTACGTATCCAACCATCGCACAATTGGCCATACAGCACCGCTTGAAACTGGAAATGCTAGCTGAGGAGATGCGTGTTCTCTATGTTGCCCTTACCCGTGCCAAAGAAAAGCTGATCCTTGTAGGTTCAGTGAATGAATGGGAGAAGAGTATGACAGCGTGGAGGAAGCTCGCAGAGACATCGGATCTTCTCCTTCCTGCTTATGATCGGACGAAGGCACGGAGCTATCTCGATTGGTTAGGCCCGATTTTCCTTCGTCATCGTCAAAGTGTCGCCCTAGGTGGTGAGGAGCTGATTGCTCCAAGTCTCACCAATCTTTGGGAGCATTCGAGCTCTTGGCAATTCTTTCATGTCACACAGGATCAGCTAGCATCATGGAGCCTAGGAGAGACCCAAGAGGAAGAGATGAAATTGCAAGCGCTTCAGTTACAGCAACCCATTGCCCGTAATATCATCGTCCGCCCTGATCTATTCTCTCGTCTACAATGGCATTATCCCTATCCTGATGCGGAGCGCTATCGGGCAAAACAGGCGGTAACCGAGTTAAAACGGCTGGCAGAGAACGCTGATCCCTACAGTGATCGGCAGTGGATCAGTAAAGGCTCTCATCTCGCCCTTCAGCAACCCCGTTTCTTACAAGGTGAGGATTGGCTACCGACGGAAAAAGGAAGCTTCATGCATCTCTTCATGCAACATGTTCCATTGCAAGGTGAGCATACTCGTGAACAATTGGAGCAGGTAGCAGTACAGCTTGTTCGCAATCAATTTTTGACGGAGGATCAGGCAGCTTGCTTAGATTACAGTGCGATTGTACGCTTCTTTCAATCACCGCTAGGACAGCGTTTGGTCCAAGCGAAGCGGGTCTATCGGGAGCTACCATTTAGTTATACCCTATCGGCCATGCAGACCTATCCGCAATGGCAGGATCGCAGTGATGAACCAGTTCTAATCCAAGGTGTCATCGATGCCCTATTTCAAGAGGAGGATGGCTGGGTTCTGCTAGACTATAAGACAGACTGGGTGAAAGAGAGCCAAGGGACGAATTCATTCTACTTAGATCAACTCCAAGAGCGTTATCGTTTACAGTTGACGCTCTATCGTGAAGCGGTGGAAGCCATAGGACAGATTGAGCTAAAAGGAAGCTATCTATACTTCTTCCACGGTGGGTTGATCGTGGAAATATAA
- a CDS encoding exonuclease SbcCD subunit D, with translation MRLLHTGDWHLGRTLEGRSRLPEQVAFIEELTGIVEEEKIDAILIAGDIFDTVNPPAAAEELFYHSLERLSAGGRRPIVVIAGNHDHPDRLAAAAPLTTKQNIYLLGYPDIQGLSIMMPTWEYPLHVAPMPYPSEARLKKVLSESLDEEILQQLYQEQVAYLWKEQATRLPSDGVHVAMGHLFVAGGEESDSERPIQIGGAYTVGASHLPSQVEYVALGHLHRPQQLHQAPVLTRYSGSPLAYSFSEAAYAKSVTIVNLEPQQAATWQEIHLTSGKPLVRWQAKEGLQQVQQWLEEKKDRNAWVDLEIHLQSPLTLQEIHQLRQGHEGLIHIRPIFPEQEQLAGKERRANLPIEELFRRYYVRQTGGVPDDALIQLFLSLVHEEAEASSGEAPEHDQPWNSGKEGE, from the coding sequence ATGCGCCTATTACACACAGGGGATTGGCATCTTGGCCGAACCTTAGAGGGACGAAGTCGTCTTCCTGAACAAGTCGCTTTCATCGAAGAATTGACAGGCATTGTAGAGGAGGAGAAGATCGATGCTATCTTGATCGCTGGAGATATCTTTGACACCGTCAATCCACCTGCTGCTGCAGAGGAGCTCTTCTATCATAGCTTAGAGCGCCTCTCTGCTGGTGGACGTCGTCCCATTGTGGTGATTGCAGGAAATCACGACCATCCTGATCGCTTAGCTGCCGCAGCGCCATTAACCACCAAGCAAAACATCTATCTCCTTGGCTATCCCGATATTCAGGGTTTGTCTATCATGATGCCTACATGGGAATATCCTCTCCATGTTGCTCCCATGCCCTATCCTTCGGAAGCCAGGCTGAAGAAGGTGTTATCGGAGAGTCTAGATGAGGAGATTTTACAGCAGCTTTATCAAGAGCAGGTGGCCTATCTTTGGAAGGAGCAAGCAACTCGTCTGCCATCTGATGGTGTTCATGTTGCCATGGGTCATCTCTTTGTAGCAGGTGGGGAAGAATCCGATTCTGAGCGCCCGATCCAGATCGGTGGTGCCTATACCGTAGGTGCCTCTCATCTTCCCAGTCAAGTAGAGTACGTGGCGCTAGGTCATCTTCATCGTCCACAGCAGCTACATCAGGCGCCCGTTCTTACACGCTATTCTGGATCTCCCTTGGCCTATAGCTTCTCCGAGGCAGCCTACGCCAAGTCGGTCACCATCGTCAATCTGGAGCCGCAACAGGCTGCAACTTGGCAGGAGATCCACCTTACTAGCGGTAAGCCTTTGGTACGCTGGCAGGCGAAGGAGGGACTTCAACAGGTTCAACAATGGTTGGAGGAAAAAAAGGATCGCAATGCTTGGGTCGACCTGGAGATTCATCTCCAATCCCCCTTAACCTTACAGGAGATTCATCAGCTTCGTCAGGGACATGAGGGACTGATCCATATCCGTCCCATCTTTCCAGAGCAGGAGCAGCTAGCTGGCAAAGAGCGTCGGGCCAATCTCCCGATCGAGGAGTTATTCCGTCGCTATTATGTACGTCAAACTGGTGGCGTGCCTGATGATGCTTTGATACAGCTATTTCTCTCCTTGGTACATGAGGAAGCGGAGGCTTCAAG